A stretch of Crossiella cryophila DNA encodes these proteins:
- a CDS encoding TetR/AcrR family transcriptional regulator, whose translation MPRPRSFDEREVLTAICAQFERVGYAATSLDDLMQVTGLGKGSLYGAFGDKRQLFLRALDINRERQIAALCAGLRDGSGSMLERLRALLVRMATTPSTEERFGCLLVRGATELGEDDPEVLARTQSTFAAIEELVAQALAAAVSEGELHQDTDTSAQARVLLATLQGVELLRRGGLTEQTIGEVVGAAVTNLPGPATPAPVAG comes from the coding sequence ATGCCACGCCCGCGCAGCTTCGACGAACGCGAGGTGCTGACCGCGATCTGCGCCCAGTTCGAGCGCGTCGGCTACGCGGCCACCTCGCTGGATGACCTGATGCAGGTCACCGGCCTCGGCAAGGGCAGCCTGTACGGGGCCTTCGGCGACAAGCGGCAGCTCTTCCTGCGCGCGCTGGACATCAACCGCGAACGCCAGATCGCGGCCCTGTGCGCGGGCCTGCGCGATGGCAGTGGATCGATGCTGGAGCGCCTGCGTGCCCTGCTGGTCCGGATGGCCACCACGCCCAGTACCGAGGAACGCTTCGGCTGCCTGCTGGTCCGCGGCGCGACCGAACTCGGCGAGGACGACCCGGAGGTGCTGGCCCGCACCCAGTCCACCTTCGCCGCGATCGAGGAACTGGTGGCCCAGGCGCTGGCCGCCGCGGTGAGCGAGGGCGAACTGCATCAGGACACCGACACCTCGGCCCAGGCCAGGGTGCTGCTGGCCACCCTGCAGGGGGTGGAACTGCTGCGCCGCGGTGGCCTGACCGAGCAGACCATCGGCGAGGTCGTCGGCGCCGCGGTCACGAACCTGCCTGGGCCAGCAACCCCCGCTCCAGTAGCCGGATGA
- a CDS encoding TetR/AcrR family transcriptional regulator, with protein MTSTTRESGSRSRTRKAILDAAVTVLAQRSTASMAEIADAAEVGRSTLHRYFPERSELMTAIFRMTVERLGTALAEAKLAEGTAAQALRRAVHAYFELTPALIQVCSEGQQRSEDGWLNAAFEQADKPVVGLITRAQAEGYLDQSISPEWIYKVLWWNVFAGIEATGEGLMGKHQAAESVIRLLERGLLAQAGS; from the coding sequence ATGACGAGCACCACCCGGGAGTCGGGCAGCCGGAGCCGGACCCGCAAGGCGATCCTGGACGCGGCTGTCACCGTGCTGGCGCAGCGGTCCACCGCCTCGATGGCGGAGATCGCCGATGCCGCCGAGGTCGGGCGCAGCACGCTGCACCGCTACTTCCCGGAACGCTCCGAGCTGATGACCGCGATCTTCCGGATGACGGTGGAACGGCTGGGCACCGCGCTGGCCGAGGCGAAGCTGGCCGAGGGCACCGCCGCCCAGGCACTGCGCCGGGCGGTGCACGCCTACTTCGAGCTGACCCCGGCGCTGATCCAGGTGTGCAGCGAGGGTCAGCAGCGCAGCGAGGACGGCTGGCTGAACGCGGCCTTCGAGCAGGCGGACAAGCCGGTGGTCGGCCTGATCACCCGCGCGCAGGCCGAGGGGTACCTGGACCAGTCGATCAGTCCGGAGTGGATCTACAAGGTGCTGTGGTGGAACGTCTTCGCCGGCATCGAGGCCACCGGCGAGGGGCTGATGGGCAAGCACCAGGCGGCGGAGTCGGTCATCCGGCTACTGGAGCGGGGGTTGCTGGCCCAGGCAGGTTCGTGA
- a CDS encoding ABC transporter ATP-binding protein encodes MSEPDSTRWQHTRVLWHFVRPHRRTLLLGLVLGLGTTGATLATPLVTKSVLDGLAVSAPILPAVVLLVSLLLVGAGLGLAQWILLGRLAERIVLDARSTMVHRLFRVRVGELANRPSGELVTRVTSDTVLLREAATDSVVNFVNGAVALAGALILMGVLDWVLLTGTVIVLIVVGTVVAILMSPLADAQRNAQAAVGRLGGVLEGALRAIRTVKASRAEARESNRILTEAKESARQSVRAVRIEAVAWTTASWGIQLAILLILALGAWRVSSGALPVSSLVAFLLYAFQVMEPVSTLTRTFTQLQSGIAAAARIKEIENLSIEQTEPLAREPEPAAQAPVLSFREVTARYAPGAPAALDGVNLDIPRTGHTAIVGPSGSGKTTMFSLMLRFLQPEHGELALDGTGYEQWSLAEVRRRIVYVEQDTPLLPGTLRENLQYTHPDATEADLWTALEAVQLAERARTLPDGLDTVLSGSVVSGGERQRIALARALVSDPEILLLDEATAQLDGLTEAAVQDVIARVARRGAVVTIAHRLSTVLDADQILLLEKGKRRALGNHAHLLENDELYRDLVAALRIAPVTSAA; translated from the coding sequence ATGTCAGAACCCGATTCGACGCGCTGGCAGCACACCCGCGTGCTGTGGCACTTCGTACGGCCGCACCGCCGGACACTGTTATTGGGCCTGGTGCTGGGCCTGGGCACCACCGGGGCCACGCTGGCCACGCCACTGGTCACCAAGTCGGTGCTGGACGGTCTAGCCGTGTCCGCGCCGATCCTGCCCGCGGTGGTGCTGCTGGTCAGCCTGCTGCTGGTGGGCGCGGGACTCGGGCTGGCGCAGTGGATCCTGCTCGGCAGGCTGGCCGAGCGGATCGTGCTGGACGCCCGCAGCACCATGGTGCACCGGCTGTTCCGGGTCCGGGTCGGCGAGCTGGCCAACCGCCCCAGTGGCGAGCTGGTCACCCGGGTCACCTCGGACACGGTGCTGCTGCGTGAGGCGGCCACCGACAGCGTGGTCAACTTCGTCAACGGCGCGGTCGCGCTGGCCGGCGCGCTGATCCTGATGGGCGTGCTCGACTGGGTGCTGCTCACCGGCACCGTGATCGTGCTCATCGTGGTCGGCACCGTGGTGGCGATCCTGATGTCCCCGCTGGCCGACGCCCAGCGCAACGCCCAGGCCGCGGTCGGCAGGCTCGGCGGCGTGCTCGAAGGCGCGCTGCGGGCCATCCGCACGGTCAAGGCCAGCCGGGCCGAGGCCAGGGAGAGCAACCGGATCCTCACCGAGGCCAAGGAATCCGCGCGGCAGAGCGTGCGCGCGGTGCGGATCGAAGCGGTCGCCTGGACCACCGCGAGCTGGGGCATCCAGCTCGCCATCCTGCTGATCCTGGCCCTTGGCGCGTGGCGGGTCAGCTCCGGCGCGCTGCCGGTGTCCAGCCTGGTCGCCTTCCTGCTCTACGCCTTCCAGGTGATGGAGCCGGTGTCCACACTGACCAGGACCTTCACCCAGCTCCAGTCCGGCATCGCCGCCGCCGCCCGGATCAAGGAGATCGAGAACCTCTCGATCGAGCAGACCGAGCCGCTGGCCCGCGAGCCGGAGCCGGCCGCGCAGGCCCCCGTGCTCTCCTTCCGCGAGGTCACCGCCCGCTACGCACCCGGCGCGCCCGCCGCGCTGGACGGGGTCAACCTGGACATCCCACGCACCGGGCACACCGCCATCGTCGGACCCTCCGGCTCCGGCAAGACCACGATGTTCTCCCTGATGCTGCGCTTCCTGCAGCCCGAACACGGTGAGCTGGCACTGGACGGCACCGGCTACGAGCAGTGGTCGCTGGCCGAGGTCCGCAGGCGGATCGTCTACGTCGAACAGGACACCCCGCTGCTGCCCGGCACGCTCCGGGAGAACCTCCAGTACACCCACCCGGACGCGACCGAGGCGGATCTGTGGACCGCGCTGGAGGCGGTGCAGCTGGCCGAACGGGCCCGCACGCTGCCGGACGGCCTGGACACCGTGCTCTCCGGCTCGGTGGTCTCCGGCGGCGAGCGCCAGCGCATCGCACTGGCCCGCGCCCTGGTCAGCGATCCGGAGATCCTGCTGCTGGATGAGGCCACCGCCCAGCTGGACGGGCTGACCGAGGCCGCGGTGCAGGACGTGATCGCCAGGGTGGCCCGCCGCGGCGCGGTGGTCACCATCGCGCACCGGCTCTCCACCGTGCTCGACGCCGATCAGATCCTGTTGCTGGAAAAGGGCAAACGGCGTGCCCTTGGCAACCACGCCCACCTCCTGGAGAACGACGAGCTGTACCGGGACCTGGTGGCGGCGCTGCGGATCGCTCCGGTGACCAGCGCCGCCTGA
- a CDS encoding oxidoreductase, translating to MTTWFITGASRGFGLEIARQALERGDSVIATARDTAAVAAALPGFGERLLPVRLDVTDEAAAGQAVAAGLARFGRIDVLVNNAGRGLLGTVEEVTDAEVRAVFDTNVFGLLAVTRALLPVFRAQRAGKILNISSLGGVVSWAGWGAYCATKFAVEAFSEALRLELASLGVQVTSVQPGPFRTDFLDSSSLVRSATVIEDYAASGGVMRDWADTSNHAQEGDPVKAVEVILAVTDREVLPARLPLGSTCVSDIETHLAEVTQELADLRDLALSTDFAGAGAPLPR from the coding sequence ATGACCACGTGGTTCATCACCGGCGCGTCGCGGGGCTTCGGCCTGGAAATCGCCCGGCAGGCGCTGGAACGCGGTGACTCGGTGATCGCCACCGCCCGCGACACGGCGGCCGTCGCCGCGGCACTGCCCGGCTTTGGCGAGCGACTGCTGCCGGTGCGGCTGGACGTCACCGACGAGGCAGCGGCCGGGCAGGCCGTGGCGGCCGGACTGGCCCGGTTCGGCCGGATCGACGTGCTGGTCAACAACGCCGGGCGCGGACTGCTCGGCACGGTGGAGGAGGTGACCGACGCCGAGGTGCGGGCGGTCTTCGACACCAACGTTTTCGGGCTGCTGGCGGTCACCCGCGCGCTGCTGCCGGTGTTCCGGGCCCAGCGCGCGGGCAAGATCCTCAACATCAGCTCGCTCGGCGGGGTGGTGAGCTGGGCGGGCTGGGGCGCCTACTGCGCGACCAAGTTCGCCGTGGAGGCATTCTCCGAGGCACTGCGGCTGGAGCTGGCATCGCTGGGCGTGCAGGTCACCTCGGTGCAGCCGGGGCCGTTCCGCACCGATTTCCTGGACTCCAGCTCACTGGTCCGCTCGGCCACCGTGATCGAGGACTACGCGGCATCCGGCGGGGTCATGCGGGACTGGGCCGACACCAGCAACCACGCCCAGGAGGGCGACCCGGTGAAGGCGGTGGAGGTCATCCTGGCCGTCACCGACCGGGAGGTGCTGCCCGCCCGGCTGCCGCTGGGCAGCACCTGCGTCTCCGATATCGAGACGCACCTGGCCGAGGTCACGCAGGAGCTGGCAGACCTGCGTGACCTGGCCCTGTCCACGGATTTCGCCGGGGCGGGCGCCCCGCTGCCCCGCTAG